The proteins below are encoded in one region of Rhododendron vialii isolate Sample 1 chromosome 7a, ASM3025357v1:
- the LOC131334365 gene encoding phosphatidylinositol/phosphatidylcholine transfer protein SFH6-like isoform X5, whose amino-acid sequence MSGTADRFPQPCFESSSGFEERKERKSEFEISEDERRTRLGALKKKASSVSSKLRNSLKKKTRRKSETESCLPIEDIRDAKELKAVEAFWQELILHDLLPARHDDYHMMLRFLKARKFDIEKAKHMWADMLQWRKNFGADTIMEDFEFKELDEVLEHYPQGYHGIDKEGRPIYIERLGKADPNKLMQVTTMDRFVKYHVQEFEKSLSIKYPACSIAAKRHIGYGTTILDVQGVGLKNLTKPAREVILQLQQIDNDYYPETLGRMFIVNAGPGFRLLWNTVKSFLDPKTSSKIQVLSDKYQSKLLELIDSSELPDFLGGSCTCADQGGCMRSQKGPWKDRDILKMVCNGKARRPTQIVTISDGVGRITGDEKTSDPMIKSGDDSAESGSEAEEIASPKATKTHPEPRVVGNADSGGSLSGHDEHVPVIDEAVDGGCEERMSLQEPDASRGVLSLPRVQIFPQGLGAQISAALLAFFSIIFNLFTSLLDNLNKKQFSLPSNSGFPHSDFSTTVLWRLGELERKVDMLRTKPLSREKEELLAAAVCRVDALEAELIATKKALHEALIRQEELLAYMDSQEAAKLRKKKFCW is encoded by the exons atgtCGGGTACAGCGGATCGATTCCCACAGCCTT GTTTTGAAAGTTCCTCAGGTTTTGAGGAAAGAAAAGAACGGAAATCAGAATTTGAAATCTCGGAGGATGAAAGAAGGACGAGACTTGGGGCTTTGAAGAAGAAGGCATCAAGTGTATCTAGTAAATTGAGGAATTCGCTCAAGAAGAAAACCAGAAGGAAAAGCGAGACTGAGAGTTGCCTTCCGATAGAGGATATCCGTGATGCTAAGGAGCTAAAAGCTGTAGAAGCCTTCTGGCAAGAACTAATCTTGCATGACTTGCTCCCTGCGAGACATGATGACTATCATATGATGTTGAG ATTCTTGAAAGCGAGGAAGTTTGATATTGAGAAAGCAAAGCACATGTGGGCTGATATGCTTCAGTGGAGGAAAAACTTTGGTGCTGACACTATCATGGAG GATTTTGAGTTCAAAGAGTTGGATGAAGTATTAGAGCACTACCCACAGGGTTATCACGGCATAGACAAGGAGGGAAGGCCTATTTACATTGAAAGGCTTGGAAAAGCTGATCCAAACAAGCTTATGCAAGTGACAACTATGGATCGGTTTGTGAAATACCATGTGCAGGAGTTTGAAAAGAGTCTCTCTATCAAGTATCCAGCCTGCTCTATTGCTGCAAAAAGGCACATAGGTTATGGTACAACAATTTTAGATGTTCAAGGCGTG GGTTTGAAGAACCTAACTAAACCTGCAAGAGAAGTCATTTTGCAGCTGCAGCAAATTGATAATGACTACTATCCCGAG ACACTTGGTCGTATGTTCATTGTAAATGCTGGTCCTGGCTTTAGGCTGCTATGGAACACGGTGAAATCTTTTCTTGATCCAAAGACATCTTCAAAGATTCAA GTTCTTAGTGACAAGTACCAAAGTAAATTGCTTGAACTGATTGACTCAAG TGAGTTGCCCGATTTCCTAGGCGGAAGCTGTACTTGTGCAGATCAGGGAGGTTGTATGAGGTCTCAAAAAGGGCCATGGAAAGACCGTGATATATTGAAG ATGGTTTGTAATGGAAAAGCACGACGGCCCACACAGATAGTGACTATTTCAGATGGTGTGGGGAGAATAACTGGTGACGAAAAGACAAGTGATCCAATG ATAAAAAGTGGTGACGACTCTGCTGAGTCAGGATCTGAAGCGGAAGAAATTGCCTCTCCGAAAGCAACAAAGACACATCCAGAACCAAG GGTGGTTGGAAATGCAGACTCAGGAGGCAGCTTGTCAGGGCATGATGAACATGTCCCTGTAATTGATGAGGCTGTGGATGGAGGATGTGAGGAAAGAATGTCACTTCAAGAGCCAGATGCTTCAAGAG GGGTGCTTTCTTTGCCAAGAGTACAAATATTTCCGCAAGGACTTGGTGCTCAGATTTCTGCCGCTCTGCTGGCCTTCTTTTCGATCATTTTTAATCTCTTCACTTCACTTTTAGACAACTTGAACAAGAAGCAATTCTCCCTTCCTTCAAATTCTGGTTTCCCTCATTCAGACTTCTCTACTACTGTTCTGTGGAGATTGGGTGAACTTGAGAGGAAAGTAGATATGTTACGAACAAAGCCTTTAtctagagagaaagaggaacTGCTTGCTGCTGCTGTTTGTCGCGTGGATGCCTTAGAAGCAGAGCTAATTGCTACAAAGAAG GCACTGCATGAGGCTCTGATTAGGCAAGAAGAACTCCTTGCATACATGGATAGTCAAGAGGCTGCCAAGTTGCGA AAAAAGAAGTTTTGCTGGTAA
- the LOC131334365 gene encoding phosphatidylinositol/phosphatidylcholine transfer protein SFH6-like isoform X3: MSGTADRFPQPCFESSSGFEERKERKSEFEISEDERRTRLGALKKKASSVSSKLRNSLKKKTRRKSETESCLPIEDIRDAKELKAVEAFWQELILHDLLPARHDDYHMMLRFLKARKFDIEKAKHMWADMLQWRKNFGADTIMEDFEFKELDEVLEHYPQGYHGIDKEGRPIYIERLGKADPNKLMQVTTMDRFVKYHVQEFEKSLSIKYPACSIAAKRHIGYGTTILDVQGVGLKNLTKPAREVILQLQQIDNDYYPETLGRMFIVNAGPGFRLLWNTVKSFLDPKTSSKIQVLSDKYQSKLLELIDSSELPDFLGGSCTCADQGGCMRSQKGPWKDRDILKMVCNGKARRPTQIVTISDGVGRITGDEKTSDPMIKSGDDSAESGSEAEEIASPKATKTHPEPRVVGNADSGGSLSGHDEHVPVIDEAVDGGCEERMSLQEPDASRGVLSLPRVQIFPQGLGAQISAALLAFFSIIFNLFTSLLDNLNKKQFSLPSNSGFPHSDFSTTVLWRLGELERKVDMLRTKPLSREKEELLAAAVCRVDALEAELIATKKALHEALIRQEELLAYMDSQEAAKLRQKKKFCW; encoded by the exons atgtCGGGTACAGCGGATCGATTCCCACAGCCTT GTTTTGAAAGTTCCTCAGGTTTTGAGGAAAGAAAAGAACGGAAATCAGAATTTGAAATCTCGGAGGATGAAAGAAGGACGAGACTTGGGGCTTTGAAGAAGAAGGCATCAAGTGTATCTAGTAAATTGAGGAATTCGCTCAAGAAGAAAACCAGAAGGAAAAGCGAGACTGAGAGTTGCCTTCCGATAGAGGATATCCGTGATGCTAAGGAGCTAAAAGCTGTAGAAGCCTTCTGGCAAGAACTAATCTTGCATGACTTGCTCCCTGCGAGACATGATGACTATCATATGATGTTGAG ATTCTTGAAAGCGAGGAAGTTTGATATTGAGAAAGCAAAGCACATGTGGGCTGATATGCTTCAGTGGAGGAAAAACTTTGGTGCTGACACTATCATGGAG GATTTTGAGTTCAAAGAGTTGGATGAAGTATTAGAGCACTACCCACAGGGTTATCACGGCATAGACAAGGAGGGAAGGCCTATTTACATTGAAAGGCTTGGAAAAGCTGATCCAAACAAGCTTATGCAAGTGACAACTATGGATCGGTTTGTGAAATACCATGTGCAGGAGTTTGAAAAGAGTCTCTCTATCAAGTATCCAGCCTGCTCTATTGCTGCAAAAAGGCACATAGGTTATGGTACAACAATTTTAGATGTTCAAGGCGTG GGTTTGAAGAACCTAACTAAACCTGCAAGAGAAGTCATTTTGCAGCTGCAGCAAATTGATAATGACTACTATCCCGAG ACACTTGGTCGTATGTTCATTGTAAATGCTGGTCCTGGCTTTAGGCTGCTATGGAACACGGTGAAATCTTTTCTTGATCCAAAGACATCTTCAAAGATTCAA GTTCTTAGTGACAAGTACCAAAGTAAATTGCTTGAACTGATTGACTCAAG TGAGTTGCCCGATTTCCTAGGCGGAAGCTGTACTTGTGCAGATCAGGGAGGTTGTATGAGGTCTCAAAAAGGGCCATGGAAAGACCGTGATATATTGAAG ATGGTTTGTAATGGAAAAGCACGACGGCCCACACAGATAGTGACTATTTCAGATGGTGTGGGGAGAATAACTGGTGACGAAAAGACAAGTGATCCAATG ATAAAAAGTGGTGACGACTCTGCTGAGTCAGGATCTGAAGCGGAAGAAATTGCCTCTCCGAAAGCAACAAAGACACATCCAGAACCAAG GGTGGTTGGAAATGCAGACTCAGGAGGCAGCTTGTCAGGGCATGATGAACATGTCCCTGTAATTGATGAGGCTGTGGATGGAGGATGTGAGGAAAGAATGTCACTTCAAGAGCCAGATGCTTCAAGAG GGGTGCTTTCTTTGCCAAGAGTACAAATATTTCCGCAAGGACTTGGTGCTCAGATTTCTGCCGCTCTGCTGGCCTTCTTTTCGATCATTTTTAATCTCTTCACTTCACTTTTAGACAACTTGAACAAGAAGCAATTCTCCCTTCCTTCAAATTCTGGTTTCCCTCATTCAGACTTCTCTACTACTGTTCTGTGGAGATTGGGTGAACTTGAGAGGAAAGTAGATATGTTACGAACAAAGCCTTTAtctagagagaaagaggaacTGCTTGCTGCTGCTGTTTGTCGCGTGGATGCCTTAGAAGCAGAGCTAATTGCTACAAAGAAG GCACTGCATGAGGCTCTGATTAGGCAAGAAGAACTCCTTGCATACATGGATAGTCAAGAGGCTGCCAAGTTGCGA CAGAAAAAGAAGTTTTGCTGGTAA
- the LOC131334365 gene encoding phosphatidylinositol/phosphatidylcholine transfer protein SFH6-like isoform X2 produces MSGTADRFPQPCFESSSGFEERKERKSEFEISEDERRTRLGALKKKASSVSSKLRNSLKKKTRRKSETESCLPIEDIRDAKELKAVEAFWQELILHDLLPARHDDYHMMLRFLKARKFDIEKAKHMWADMLQWRKNFGADTIMEDFEFKELDEVLEHYPQGYHGIDKEGRPIYIERLGKADPNKLMQVTTMDRFVKYHVQEFEKSLSIKYPACSIAAKRHIGYGTTILDVQGVGLKNLTKPAREVILQLQQIDNDYYPETLGRMFIVNAGPGFRLLWNTVKSFLDPKTSSKIQVLSDKYQSKLLELIDSSELPDFLGGSCTCADQGGCMRSQKGPWKDRDILKMVCNGKARRPTQIVTISDGVGRITGDEKTSDPMIKSGDDSAESGSEAEEIASPKATKTHPEPRLTLVLEEGRVVGNADSGGSLSGHDEHVPVIDEAVDGGCEERMSLQEPDASRGVLSLPRVQIFPQGLGAQISAALLAFFSIIFNLFTSLLDNLNKKQFSLPSNSGFPHSDFSTTVLWRLGELERKVDMLRTKPLSREKEELLAAAVCRVDALEAELIATKKALHEALIRQEELLAYMDSQEAAKLRKKKFCW; encoded by the exons atgtCGGGTACAGCGGATCGATTCCCACAGCCTT GTTTTGAAAGTTCCTCAGGTTTTGAGGAAAGAAAAGAACGGAAATCAGAATTTGAAATCTCGGAGGATGAAAGAAGGACGAGACTTGGGGCTTTGAAGAAGAAGGCATCAAGTGTATCTAGTAAATTGAGGAATTCGCTCAAGAAGAAAACCAGAAGGAAAAGCGAGACTGAGAGTTGCCTTCCGATAGAGGATATCCGTGATGCTAAGGAGCTAAAAGCTGTAGAAGCCTTCTGGCAAGAACTAATCTTGCATGACTTGCTCCCTGCGAGACATGATGACTATCATATGATGTTGAG ATTCTTGAAAGCGAGGAAGTTTGATATTGAGAAAGCAAAGCACATGTGGGCTGATATGCTTCAGTGGAGGAAAAACTTTGGTGCTGACACTATCATGGAG GATTTTGAGTTCAAAGAGTTGGATGAAGTATTAGAGCACTACCCACAGGGTTATCACGGCATAGACAAGGAGGGAAGGCCTATTTACATTGAAAGGCTTGGAAAAGCTGATCCAAACAAGCTTATGCAAGTGACAACTATGGATCGGTTTGTGAAATACCATGTGCAGGAGTTTGAAAAGAGTCTCTCTATCAAGTATCCAGCCTGCTCTATTGCTGCAAAAAGGCACATAGGTTATGGTACAACAATTTTAGATGTTCAAGGCGTG GGTTTGAAGAACCTAACTAAACCTGCAAGAGAAGTCATTTTGCAGCTGCAGCAAATTGATAATGACTACTATCCCGAG ACACTTGGTCGTATGTTCATTGTAAATGCTGGTCCTGGCTTTAGGCTGCTATGGAACACGGTGAAATCTTTTCTTGATCCAAAGACATCTTCAAAGATTCAA GTTCTTAGTGACAAGTACCAAAGTAAATTGCTTGAACTGATTGACTCAAG TGAGTTGCCCGATTTCCTAGGCGGAAGCTGTACTTGTGCAGATCAGGGAGGTTGTATGAGGTCTCAAAAAGGGCCATGGAAAGACCGTGATATATTGAAG ATGGTTTGTAATGGAAAAGCACGACGGCCCACACAGATAGTGACTATTTCAGATGGTGTGGGGAGAATAACTGGTGACGAAAAGACAAGTGATCCAATG ATAAAAAGTGGTGACGACTCTGCTGAGTCAGGATCTGAAGCGGAAGAAATTGCCTCTCCGAAAGCAACAAAGACACATCCAGAACCAAGGTTGACTCTTGTCCTTGAAGAA GGCAGGGTGGTTGGAAATGCAGACTCAGGAGGCAGCTTGTCAGGGCATGATGAACATGTCCCTGTAATTGATGAGGCTGTGGATGGAGGATGTGAGGAAAGAATGTCACTTCAAGAGCCAGATGCTTCAAGAG GGGTGCTTTCTTTGCCAAGAGTACAAATATTTCCGCAAGGACTTGGTGCTCAGATTTCTGCCGCTCTGCTGGCCTTCTTTTCGATCATTTTTAATCTCTTCACTTCACTTTTAGACAACTTGAACAAGAAGCAATTCTCCCTTCCTTCAAATTCTGGTTTCCCTCATTCAGACTTCTCTACTACTGTTCTGTGGAGATTGGGTGAACTTGAGAGGAAAGTAGATATGTTACGAACAAAGCCTTTAtctagagagaaagaggaacTGCTTGCTGCTGCTGTTTGTCGCGTGGATGCCTTAGAAGCAGAGCTAATTGCTACAAAGAAG GCACTGCATGAGGCTCTGATTAGGCAAGAAGAACTCCTTGCATACATGGATAGTCAAGAGGCTGCCAAGTTGCGA AAAAAGAAGTTTTGCTGGTAA
- the LOC131334365 gene encoding phosphatidylinositol/phosphatidylcholine transfer protein SFH6-like isoform X4 translates to MSGFESSSGFEERKERKSEFEISEDERRTRLGALKKKASSVSSKLRNSLKKKTRRKSETESCLPIEDIRDAKELKAVEAFWQELILHDLLPARHDDYHMMLRFLKARKFDIEKAKHMWADMLQWRKNFGADTIMEDFEFKELDEVLEHYPQGYHGIDKEGRPIYIERLGKADPNKLMQVTTMDRFVKYHVQEFEKSLSIKYPACSIAAKRHIGYGTTILDVQGVGLKNLTKPAREVILQLQQIDNDYYPETLGRMFIVNAGPGFRLLWNTVKSFLDPKTSSKIQVLSDKYQSKLLELIDSSELPDFLGGSCTCADQGGCMRSQKGPWKDRDILKMVCNGKARRPTQIVTISDGVGRITGDEKTSDPMIKSGDDSAESGSEAEEIASPKATKTHPEPRLTLVLEEGRVVGNADSGGSLSGHDEHVPVIDEAVDGGCEERMSLQEPDASRGVLSLPRVQIFPQGLGAQISAALLAFFSIIFNLFTSLLDNLNKKQFSLPSNSGFPHSDFSTTVLWRLGELERKVDMLRTKPLSREKEELLAAAVCRVDALEAELIATKKALHEALIRQEELLAYMDSQEAAKLRQKKKFCW, encoded by the exons atgtCGG GTTTTGAAAGTTCCTCAGGTTTTGAGGAAAGAAAAGAACGGAAATCAGAATTTGAAATCTCGGAGGATGAAAGAAGGACGAGACTTGGGGCTTTGAAGAAGAAGGCATCAAGTGTATCTAGTAAATTGAGGAATTCGCTCAAGAAGAAAACCAGAAGGAAAAGCGAGACTGAGAGTTGCCTTCCGATAGAGGATATCCGTGATGCTAAGGAGCTAAAAGCTGTAGAAGCCTTCTGGCAAGAACTAATCTTGCATGACTTGCTCCCTGCGAGACATGATGACTATCATATGATGTTGAG ATTCTTGAAAGCGAGGAAGTTTGATATTGAGAAAGCAAAGCACATGTGGGCTGATATGCTTCAGTGGAGGAAAAACTTTGGTGCTGACACTATCATGGAG GATTTTGAGTTCAAAGAGTTGGATGAAGTATTAGAGCACTACCCACAGGGTTATCACGGCATAGACAAGGAGGGAAGGCCTATTTACATTGAAAGGCTTGGAAAAGCTGATCCAAACAAGCTTATGCAAGTGACAACTATGGATCGGTTTGTGAAATACCATGTGCAGGAGTTTGAAAAGAGTCTCTCTATCAAGTATCCAGCCTGCTCTATTGCTGCAAAAAGGCACATAGGTTATGGTACAACAATTTTAGATGTTCAAGGCGTG GGTTTGAAGAACCTAACTAAACCTGCAAGAGAAGTCATTTTGCAGCTGCAGCAAATTGATAATGACTACTATCCCGAG ACACTTGGTCGTATGTTCATTGTAAATGCTGGTCCTGGCTTTAGGCTGCTATGGAACACGGTGAAATCTTTTCTTGATCCAAAGACATCTTCAAAGATTCAA GTTCTTAGTGACAAGTACCAAAGTAAATTGCTTGAACTGATTGACTCAAG TGAGTTGCCCGATTTCCTAGGCGGAAGCTGTACTTGTGCAGATCAGGGAGGTTGTATGAGGTCTCAAAAAGGGCCATGGAAAGACCGTGATATATTGAAG ATGGTTTGTAATGGAAAAGCACGACGGCCCACACAGATAGTGACTATTTCAGATGGTGTGGGGAGAATAACTGGTGACGAAAAGACAAGTGATCCAATG ATAAAAAGTGGTGACGACTCTGCTGAGTCAGGATCTGAAGCGGAAGAAATTGCCTCTCCGAAAGCAACAAAGACACATCCAGAACCAAGGTTGACTCTTGTCCTTGAAGAA GGCAGGGTGGTTGGAAATGCAGACTCAGGAGGCAGCTTGTCAGGGCATGATGAACATGTCCCTGTAATTGATGAGGCTGTGGATGGAGGATGTGAGGAAAGAATGTCACTTCAAGAGCCAGATGCTTCAAGAG GGGTGCTTTCTTTGCCAAGAGTACAAATATTTCCGCAAGGACTTGGTGCTCAGATTTCTGCCGCTCTGCTGGCCTTCTTTTCGATCATTTTTAATCTCTTCACTTCACTTTTAGACAACTTGAACAAGAAGCAATTCTCCCTTCCTTCAAATTCTGGTTTCCCTCATTCAGACTTCTCTACTACTGTTCTGTGGAGATTGGGTGAACTTGAGAGGAAAGTAGATATGTTACGAACAAAGCCTTTAtctagagagaaagaggaacTGCTTGCTGCTGCTGTTTGTCGCGTGGATGCCTTAGAAGCAGAGCTAATTGCTACAAAGAAG GCACTGCATGAGGCTCTGATTAGGCAAGAAGAACTCCTTGCATACATGGATAGTCAAGAGGCTGCCAAGTTGCGA CAGAAAAAGAAGTTTTGCTGGTAA
- the LOC131334365 gene encoding phosphatidylinositol/phosphatidylcholine transfer protein SFH6-like isoform X1, with translation MSGTADRFPQPCFESSSGFEERKERKSEFEISEDERRTRLGALKKKASSVSSKLRNSLKKKTRRKSETESCLPIEDIRDAKELKAVEAFWQELILHDLLPARHDDYHMMLRFLKARKFDIEKAKHMWADMLQWRKNFGADTIMEDFEFKELDEVLEHYPQGYHGIDKEGRPIYIERLGKADPNKLMQVTTMDRFVKYHVQEFEKSLSIKYPACSIAAKRHIGYGTTILDVQGVGLKNLTKPAREVILQLQQIDNDYYPETLGRMFIVNAGPGFRLLWNTVKSFLDPKTSSKIQVLSDKYQSKLLELIDSSELPDFLGGSCTCADQGGCMRSQKGPWKDRDILKMVCNGKARRPTQIVTISDGVGRITGDEKTSDPMIKSGDDSAESGSEAEEIASPKATKTHPEPRLTLVLEEGRVVGNADSGGSLSGHDEHVPVIDEAVDGGCEERMSLQEPDASRGVLSLPRVQIFPQGLGAQISAALLAFFSIIFNLFTSLLDNLNKKQFSLPSNSGFPHSDFSTTVLWRLGELERKVDMLRTKPLSREKEELLAAAVCRVDALEAELIATKKALHEALIRQEELLAYMDSQEAAKLRQKKKFCW, from the exons atgtCGGGTACAGCGGATCGATTCCCACAGCCTT GTTTTGAAAGTTCCTCAGGTTTTGAGGAAAGAAAAGAACGGAAATCAGAATTTGAAATCTCGGAGGATGAAAGAAGGACGAGACTTGGGGCTTTGAAGAAGAAGGCATCAAGTGTATCTAGTAAATTGAGGAATTCGCTCAAGAAGAAAACCAGAAGGAAAAGCGAGACTGAGAGTTGCCTTCCGATAGAGGATATCCGTGATGCTAAGGAGCTAAAAGCTGTAGAAGCCTTCTGGCAAGAACTAATCTTGCATGACTTGCTCCCTGCGAGACATGATGACTATCATATGATGTTGAG ATTCTTGAAAGCGAGGAAGTTTGATATTGAGAAAGCAAAGCACATGTGGGCTGATATGCTTCAGTGGAGGAAAAACTTTGGTGCTGACACTATCATGGAG GATTTTGAGTTCAAAGAGTTGGATGAAGTATTAGAGCACTACCCACAGGGTTATCACGGCATAGACAAGGAGGGAAGGCCTATTTACATTGAAAGGCTTGGAAAAGCTGATCCAAACAAGCTTATGCAAGTGACAACTATGGATCGGTTTGTGAAATACCATGTGCAGGAGTTTGAAAAGAGTCTCTCTATCAAGTATCCAGCCTGCTCTATTGCTGCAAAAAGGCACATAGGTTATGGTACAACAATTTTAGATGTTCAAGGCGTG GGTTTGAAGAACCTAACTAAACCTGCAAGAGAAGTCATTTTGCAGCTGCAGCAAATTGATAATGACTACTATCCCGAG ACACTTGGTCGTATGTTCATTGTAAATGCTGGTCCTGGCTTTAGGCTGCTATGGAACACGGTGAAATCTTTTCTTGATCCAAAGACATCTTCAAAGATTCAA GTTCTTAGTGACAAGTACCAAAGTAAATTGCTTGAACTGATTGACTCAAG TGAGTTGCCCGATTTCCTAGGCGGAAGCTGTACTTGTGCAGATCAGGGAGGTTGTATGAGGTCTCAAAAAGGGCCATGGAAAGACCGTGATATATTGAAG ATGGTTTGTAATGGAAAAGCACGACGGCCCACACAGATAGTGACTATTTCAGATGGTGTGGGGAGAATAACTGGTGACGAAAAGACAAGTGATCCAATG ATAAAAAGTGGTGACGACTCTGCTGAGTCAGGATCTGAAGCGGAAGAAATTGCCTCTCCGAAAGCAACAAAGACACATCCAGAACCAAGGTTGACTCTTGTCCTTGAAGAA GGCAGGGTGGTTGGAAATGCAGACTCAGGAGGCAGCTTGTCAGGGCATGATGAACATGTCCCTGTAATTGATGAGGCTGTGGATGGAGGATGTGAGGAAAGAATGTCACTTCAAGAGCCAGATGCTTCAAGAG GGGTGCTTTCTTTGCCAAGAGTACAAATATTTCCGCAAGGACTTGGTGCTCAGATTTCTGCCGCTCTGCTGGCCTTCTTTTCGATCATTTTTAATCTCTTCACTTCACTTTTAGACAACTTGAACAAGAAGCAATTCTCCCTTCCTTCAAATTCTGGTTTCCCTCATTCAGACTTCTCTACTACTGTTCTGTGGAGATTGGGTGAACTTGAGAGGAAAGTAGATATGTTACGAACAAAGCCTTTAtctagagagaaagaggaacTGCTTGCTGCTGCTGTTTGTCGCGTGGATGCCTTAGAAGCAGAGCTAATTGCTACAAAGAAG GCACTGCATGAGGCTCTGATTAGGCAAGAAGAACTCCTTGCATACATGGATAGTCAAGAGGCTGCCAAGTTGCGA CAGAAAAAGAAGTTTTGCTGGTAA
- the LOC131334365 gene encoding phosphatidylinositol/phosphatidylcholine transfer protein SFH6-like isoform X6 encodes MSGFESSSGFEERKERKSEFEISEDERRTRLGALKKKASSVSSKLRNSLKKKTRRKSETESCLPIEDIRDAKELKAVEAFWQELILHDLLPARHDDYHMMLRFLKARKFDIEKAKHMWADMLQWRKNFGADTIMEDFEFKELDEVLEHYPQGYHGIDKEGRPIYIERLGKADPNKLMQVTTMDRFVKYHVQEFEKSLSIKYPACSIAAKRHIGYGTTILDVQGVGLKNLTKPAREVILQLQQIDNDYYPETLGRMFIVNAGPGFRLLWNTVKSFLDPKTSSKIQVLSDKYQSKLLELIDSSELPDFLGGSCTCADQGGCMRSQKGPWKDRDILKMVCNGKARRPTQIVTISDGVGRITGDEKTSDPMIKSGDDSAESGSEAEEIASPKATKTHPEPRLTLVLEEGRVVGNADSGGSLSGHDEHVPVIDEAVDGGCEERMSLQEPDASRGVLSLPRVQIFPQGLGAQISAALLAFFSIIFNLFTSLLDNLNKKQFSLPSNSGFPHSDFSTTVLWRLGELERKVDMLRTKPLSREKEELLAAAVCRVDALEAELIATKKALHEALIRQEELLAYMDSQEAAKLRKKKFCW; translated from the exons atgtCGG GTTTTGAAAGTTCCTCAGGTTTTGAGGAAAGAAAAGAACGGAAATCAGAATTTGAAATCTCGGAGGATGAAAGAAGGACGAGACTTGGGGCTTTGAAGAAGAAGGCATCAAGTGTATCTAGTAAATTGAGGAATTCGCTCAAGAAGAAAACCAGAAGGAAAAGCGAGACTGAGAGTTGCCTTCCGATAGAGGATATCCGTGATGCTAAGGAGCTAAAAGCTGTAGAAGCCTTCTGGCAAGAACTAATCTTGCATGACTTGCTCCCTGCGAGACATGATGACTATCATATGATGTTGAG ATTCTTGAAAGCGAGGAAGTTTGATATTGAGAAAGCAAAGCACATGTGGGCTGATATGCTTCAGTGGAGGAAAAACTTTGGTGCTGACACTATCATGGAG GATTTTGAGTTCAAAGAGTTGGATGAAGTATTAGAGCACTACCCACAGGGTTATCACGGCATAGACAAGGAGGGAAGGCCTATTTACATTGAAAGGCTTGGAAAAGCTGATCCAAACAAGCTTATGCAAGTGACAACTATGGATCGGTTTGTGAAATACCATGTGCAGGAGTTTGAAAAGAGTCTCTCTATCAAGTATCCAGCCTGCTCTATTGCTGCAAAAAGGCACATAGGTTATGGTACAACAATTTTAGATGTTCAAGGCGTG GGTTTGAAGAACCTAACTAAACCTGCAAGAGAAGTCATTTTGCAGCTGCAGCAAATTGATAATGACTACTATCCCGAG ACACTTGGTCGTATGTTCATTGTAAATGCTGGTCCTGGCTTTAGGCTGCTATGGAACACGGTGAAATCTTTTCTTGATCCAAAGACATCTTCAAAGATTCAA GTTCTTAGTGACAAGTACCAAAGTAAATTGCTTGAACTGATTGACTCAAG TGAGTTGCCCGATTTCCTAGGCGGAAGCTGTACTTGTGCAGATCAGGGAGGTTGTATGAGGTCTCAAAAAGGGCCATGGAAAGACCGTGATATATTGAAG ATGGTTTGTAATGGAAAAGCACGACGGCCCACACAGATAGTGACTATTTCAGATGGTGTGGGGAGAATAACTGGTGACGAAAAGACAAGTGATCCAATG ATAAAAAGTGGTGACGACTCTGCTGAGTCAGGATCTGAAGCGGAAGAAATTGCCTCTCCGAAAGCAACAAAGACACATCCAGAACCAAGGTTGACTCTTGTCCTTGAAGAA GGCAGGGTGGTTGGAAATGCAGACTCAGGAGGCAGCTTGTCAGGGCATGATGAACATGTCCCTGTAATTGATGAGGCTGTGGATGGAGGATGTGAGGAAAGAATGTCACTTCAAGAGCCAGATGCTTCAAGAG GGGTGCTTTCTTTGCCAAGAGTACAAATATTTCCGCAAGGACTTGGTGCTCAGATTTCTGCCGCTCTGCTGGCCTTCTTTTCGATCATTTTTAATCTCTTCACTTCACTTTTAGACAACTTGAACAAGAAGCAATTCTCCCTTCCTTCAAATTCTGGTTTCCCTCATTCAGACTTCTCTACTACTGTTCTGTGGAGATTGGGTGAACTTGAGAGGAAAGTAGATATGTTACGAACAAAGCCTTTAtctagagagaaagaggaacTGCTTGCTGCTGCTGTTTGTCGCGTGGATGCCTTAGAAGCAGAGCTAATTGCTACAAAGAAG GCACTGCATGAGGCTCTGATTAGGCAAGAAGAACTCCTTGCATACATGGATAGTCAAGAGGCTGCCAAGTTGCGA AAAAAGAAGTTTTGCTGGTAA